Below is a window of Pseudodesulfovibrio sp. 5S69 DNA.
TGGAAGCCAAGGACCTTGAACTCATTGAGAAGTACGGGGCCGACGATACGCAACTCAAGGCTCTGTGGGACCAACATATCAATTATGAGAAAATGCTGGATAAGCTCGAGTCCAAGTCCTACCTTTCTCCCACGGAGATGCAGGAGATGAAGGAACTCAAGAAGAAGAAACTGGCGGGTAAGACGACCCTGTCGTCGCTGCTCGAGAAATACCGCCAATTGGAGGCATAGCAAATGAAGTTGACCGGGGCCCAGATCCTGCTCAAGTGTCTGGAAGAGGAAGGAGTTGATGTCATGTTCGGTTTCCCCGGGGGAGCCGTGATCGACATTTATGACGAGATACCCAAGTCGTCCGTGGAGCACATCCTGGTGCGCCACGAACAGGGCGCCATTCACGCCGCCGACGGTTACGCCCGGGCCACCGGCCGGGTAGGGGTATGCCTAGTCACCTCCGGCCCCGGTGCGACCAATACCGTAACCGGAATCGCCACGGCCTACGCCGACTCCATTCCGGTCGTCATTTTTACCGGTCAGGTGCCCCGGGCCCTGATCGGCAATGACGCCTTCCAGGAAGTGGACATCGTCGGTATCACCCGGCCCTGCACCAAGCACAACTACCTGGTCCAGGACGTCAACGACCTGGCCAGGACCGTCAAGCAGGCCTTCTACCTGGCCCGCACCGGGCGTCCGGGTCCTGTCCTGGTGGACCTGCCCAAGGACATTCAGCAGCAGTTGGCCGAGTTCAAGTATCCCGAAGAAGTGTCCATGCGCAGCTACAAGCCGACCAAGATGCCGCACATCGGCCAGATCCGCAAAGTGGTCAAGCTGCTCAAGAAGGCCAAACGGCCGCTGATCTACTCCGGCGGCGGGGTGATCACCTCCGGCTCGCACGAGGAGCTGACCTGGCTCGGAAAGACGCTGCATATCCCGGTGACCTCCACCCTCATGGGGCTGGGCGCGTTCCCTGGCGACGACGGGCTTTTCCTGGGCATGCTCGGCATGCACGGCACCTATGCCGCCAACATGGCGGTGAACAACTGCGACCTGCTTCTGGCCGTGGGCGCGCGGTTCGACGACCGTGTGACCGGCAAGGTGGACACCTTCGCCCCCAATGCGACCATCGTGCACATCGACGTGGACCCGACCTCCATCCAGAAGAACGTCTCGGTCCAGGTGCCCCTGGTGGCGGACTGCAAGCCCGCCCTGGCCGCGCTCAAGGCCGAGACCGAGGGCACGCTCGACGAGTACGACTGGGCCGCCGACCACAAGGAGTGGGTGGACAAGGTCCAGGGCTGGGCCAAGGAGCACCCGCTGACCTACAAGGACGACACCGAGGGCATCAAGCCGCAGTACGTGGTCGAGAAGATCTACGAGATCACCAAGGGCGACGCCATCATCGCCACCGAGGTGGGCCAGAACCAGATGTGGGCCGCCCAGTTCTACAAGTACAACCGGCCGAACACGCTGCTGACCTCCGGCGGCCTGGGCACCATGGGCTACGGTTTTCCGGCCGCCATGGGCGCGCAGCGCGCCTTCCCGGACAAGCTGGTCATCGACATCGCGGGCGACGGCTCCATCCAGATGTGCATCCAGGAGATGATGACCGTGGTCTGCAACAAGCTGCCGGTCAAGATCGTCATCCTCAACAACGGCTATCTCGGCATGGTCCGGCAGTGGCAGGAACTCTTCTACGAGAAGAACTACTGCGCCACCTGCATGGACGCCCAGCCCGACTTCGTCAAGCTGGCCGAGGCCTACGGGGCCGCCGGTTTCCGGGTGACCGAGAAGAAGGACGTGGAGAAGACCCTGCGCGAAGCCTTCAAGGTGGACAAGCCGGTCATCGTGGACATCCGCGTGGAAAAGGAAGAAAACGTCTATCCCATGGTCCCGGCCGGAGCGTCGCTGACCGAGATGCTGTTGGTTTAGGAGGCCGTGATGAGCAAACACACTCTTTCCGTGATGGTTGAGAACGAACCGGGCGTCCTGTCCCGCGTGGCCGGGCTTTTCTCCGGCCGCGGCTTCAACATCTATTCGCTGAACGTGGCCCCGACCCTGGAGAAGGGCGTCTCCCTGATGACCATCGTGGCCGAGGGCGACGATGCCATCGTCGAGCAGATCGTCAAGCAGTTGCGCAAGCTGGTACCCACCATTAAGGTCAAGGATCTCACCGAGCTGAAATCCGTTGAGCGCGAAATGGTTCTGCTCAAGGTCAATGCCGAGGATTCAAAACGCGCGGAGATCCTGCGTATTGTTGACATCTTCAGGTGCAAGGTTGTAGACGTGAGCGTCGATGAGCTGACCATTGAGGTAACGGGCGACCAGGGCAAGATCGGCGCGCTCGTCAATCTGCTCACCCGCTTCGGCATCAAGGAAATCGCCCGTACCGGTAATGTCGCCATGCGGCGCTCCATGCAGATCGACCTATAATTTGCAACCAGGCGACTCACCGGGCCAGGAGTTCTCTCCTCGCCCGGCTTTTTCGCATGTTCATATAATTCAAGCTGTTGTGTCCCAAGTGGGGCAAACAATATCGAGGAGAAACTCCCATGAAAGTGTATTACGAGAAAGATGCGGACCTGAGCCTTCTGAAAGACAAAACCGTGGCCGTGGTCGGCTACGGCAGCCAGGGCCATGCCCACGCGCAGAACCTGCGCGACTCGGGCGTCAACGTCATCGTGGCTCAGCGCCCCGGTGGCCCCAACTATGACCTGGCCAAGGAGCACGGCTTCGAGCCCATGTCCGTCGCCGACGCCGCGAAGCAGGCCGACATGATCATGATCCTGCTGCCCGATCAGTATCAGGCCGCGGTCTTCAAGAACGAAATTCTCCCGTACCTCGAAGAAGGCAACATCATCGCCTTCGGTCACGGCTTCAACGTCCATTTCCAGCAGATCACCCCGCCCGCGGGCGTGGACTGCGTCATGATCGCCCCCAAGGGCCCCGGCCACCTGGTGCGCCGCACCTATACCGAGGGCGGCGGCGTACCCTGCCTCGTGGCCGTGGCGGCCGACGCCTCCGGCAAGGCCACCGACATCGCCCTGGCCTACGCCAAAGGCATCGGCGGCGCCCGCTCCGGCGTGATCAAGACTACCTTCAAGGAAGAGACCGAGACCGACCTGTTCGGCGAGCAGGCCGTGCTCTGCGGCGGCCTGACCGCCCTGTGCAAGGCCGGCTTCGACACCTTGGTCGAGGCCGGATACCAGCCCGAGATGGCCTACTTCGAGTGCATGCACGAGCTCAAGCTGATCATCGACCTCATGTACGAGGGCGGCCTGGCCAACATGCGCTACTCCATCTCCGACACCGCCGAGTACGGCGACTACGTCACCGGCCCGCGCATCATCACCGATGAGACCCGCGAGGAAATGCGCCGCGTGCTCAAGGAGATCCAGGACGGCACCTTCGCCCGCAACTTCATCCTGGACAATCAGGCCGGTCAGGTCGGCCTGAAGACCATGCGCCGCCTCGGCGCCGAGACCCAGATCGAGGAAGTCGGCGGCCGTCTGCGCAAGATGATGAGCTGGCTCAAGAAGTAAGCTCGCCTCCAGAGGCTATGCAAGGGCGGTCCCGATCGGGGCCGCCCTTTTTTGTCGTTGTCCAGGGGCCGGAAAAAGGAGGGGCTAGTCAGGTGATTTCGTCTCCCCCGGAAAGGCCGTGTCTTCAGACTTCCGACGTCGGTCATAGGACGTAGTTGGTCAGTTATTTCAGGCTGTTGATTGTCCATGGAGAGGGGGCTACGAAAGGGTGGCCGCATACGTTTTTGTAGCTCGAAAAACAGGGAGTAAATTTGTCACATATTTACCTGTTTTTTTTGCTTGACCCATGAGTCAAAGGTGAATAGTTCTCGCTCTCCGATTTCCATTTTGAGGGTGAGACAATGACGTTGGATGTCCTTTTTCTCGGCTTGGCCATATTCCTCCTGGAAGTGATGGCCCTGACCATTGGCACCGTGCGGACCATCGTGACCATGCTCGGCGAGTCGCGCGCGGCCTTTCTTCTGGGCTGCCTGGAGATGACCCTGTGGGTCTTCGGGACCTCGGCGGTCATGACCAAGGTGGGCGATACGCCGGTGCTCGGTCTGTTCTACGCGGTCGGTTTCGCCACGGGCAACGTGATCGGCATCCTGGCCGAGAAGAAGCTGGCTCTGGGCAACGTGGTCGTGCGCATCATCAGCGCCTGGCACGGTACCGACATCGCCCATGCGGTTCGCCGGGCCGGGTTCATGATCACCACCGTGGCCGGAGAGGGCTCCGAGGGCGCGGTCACGGTCCAGTTTGTGGTTTGCAAGCGCAAGGACATGAAGTTGGTGCTGGGTGAGGCCCGCAAGATCGATCCAGACCTGTTCTACACCTTCGAGACCGCGGGCGGGGCCAGCGACGTGCCCAGCCCGACCGCCAGCCGTCTGGACAAGTTCCTGCGGCCCATCCGGCGGTTCGTCCCCCAGTTCTGATTCTTCGGGGCCTGATTTCGTTTATCGCTGTCGCCTGAGAGGGAGGCTAGCGGGCGTTGGCCGTATCGTCGTGATGGCGGTGCAGGGCGGCGCCCAGCGCACCCATGTGGTCGGGGTTGTCCGGGACCAGGATGTCACGGCCGATCTCGCCGCCTATGCTTTTGGCCAGCAGATCGAGCACGCAGGGGTTGTTGGCCACGCCGCCGGTGAAGACCAGAGGGAAGTTCAACCCCACCCGGCGGAGCATGTTGGCCGTGCGCTTGACGATGGCCCTGTGCAGCCCCAGCGCGATGGCCTCGGGCTTTTCGCCGCGGGCCATGAGCGAGGTGGCCTCGGTTTCGGCGAAAACCGTGCAGATGGAGCTGATCTCGGGCGGGTTCTCCCCCTTCATGGCGTACGGGCCGAATTCCTCCACCGGAATCTGGAAGACTCCGGCCGTGTATTCCAGGAACTTGCCCGTTCCGGCCGCGCAACGGTCGTTCATCTCGAATTTCAGGACCCGGCCGCCCGCCAGGGACATGGCCTTGGTGTCCTGCCCACCGATGTCCAGGACCGTGCGCGCCTCGGGGAAGAGGTGCGCCGCGCCCAGGGCGTGGGCCTTGATCTCGGTGATGGTCGAGCACTCGCAGTCCAGGCCAAGCCGCTGGATGAGATTACGCCCGTAGCCGGTCCCGACCAAGGAGGCGGGGCGCAATCCATCCAGCAGTTTGAAACACTGGGACACGGGGTCGAAGGTGGTGGGGAGCTTCTTGGCGGCCGCCACCTCGCCGTCGATCAGGGTGACCAGCTCAATGGAGCGGGACCCGATGTCCAGGCCTGCGATCATGCGAGGGTCTCCACGAACGCCTCGATGCGCGTCTTGAGCTGTTCCACGTCCTCCATGGAGTAGTCCGTCTCGATGGAGAGCATGGGGATGCCCTCGGCCTGCAACCGCTTGTCCACCTTCAGGGACTCGTGGCTGTACGGCTGGCAGAAGAGCAGGCTGTAGTGGATCACGCCGTCGGCCTTGACGTCCTTGGCCAAGCTGGCGATGTTTTCCAGCCGCTCCTGGTTGGGGGTGAAACAGGCGCAGTCGATCAGCATGTAGCGGTCGGCGATGGCGTCGATCATCTCCTCAAGGGTCTCCCCCGACTCGTCCACCAGGTCCCGCGAGTTGCGGGTGCCGATACACGATTCCTCGCCCACGATGACCGCACCGGAGCTCTCCACCACGTAGGGCAGCTTCCAGTTGGGCACGGCCATGGGGCAGCCCGAGAGCAGGAGCCGGGGCGTATCCTTGGGGGCCACGCCGTCGCCCTTTTCGATGCGTGCTTCCAGTTCGTCGCACAGTTCGTTGATCTTGGCCGTGAACCGGATCGGATCGTCGTAGAAGCTGATCTGGTTGACGAGCAGGGCGTCGCGGCCGGAGATGGGGGCCGGGGACGCAGCGCGGAGGCGGGTCAGCCGTTGCAGGGCGCGCCGCCTGTCGTTCAGGATGCGGATGCCTTCCTTGAGCTTCTCGGCGGTGATGGTCACGCCGGTCAGTTCCTCCACGGCCTTCATGTAGCGGATTACTTCGGACTTCCACAGGTCGCGGGCGGCTCCGGACTTGGTCTGGGGCACCTCCATGACGTAGGTGGGGGCGATCTCGTTGAAGGCCTCGTAGGCCTTTTTCTTGCCGTCGCAGGTGGTCTCGCCCACGATCATGTCCGAGGACTCGATGTAAGGGCACAGCTTGGCCATCTTGAAGCCGATGAAGGACTTGATCAGGGCGCAGGTGTTGCGCGGGACGAGCTGTTCGGCCAACTCGCTGCCCGCCTCGGCCCCGGCGCACAACCCGACGTGTATGGCGCCGGCGGCCAGGGATATTTCCTCGGGCACGAACACGCAGAAGGAGCCGATGACCTTGCGTCCTTCCGCCTTGGCGTCCTGCAACTCCTTGATGCGCAGCCCGTGTACTTCGGACAGGACGAAATCGAGGTATTCAGCGCCCTTGAGACGGTTCTCCTGGGACAGGTAGATGTCCCCGTAAAATTTGCCGAGCACTTCGAGCAGGCCGTCGTGCGCCTCGAGATCCATATTCAGTTTTTCCCACATTTCATGATGCGTGTTTTCGGGCATTCCGTACTCCCCGGGATGGACGTTGTGGATTGGTCGGGTTTGATATCGATTGCAGCAATGTTTACCTAGTGAATTTTTCTATTTTTAAAACGGTATTGGCAACAGGAAAACGCTCTTATCAACGATTCGGCACTTTTTTTGTCCGACTACAAAATTGTGTCCCTCTTGTAACCAAACGATTTTGTAGGGGAAAACTGTAACCCCAAAACAGGGCTGATTGCGGCGGCGAAATAGTATGGAAAAAAAGTGCGTCATTACAATATGTTCTTCTAATTTTAGTGCTGAATCGTTGGGTAGTTGCGGAAATGTTGTAGGGAGCCTGCGAGTCCCATAGAGAGTAGTTATGTCTATGTGGGCATAATAAACCGTGAGGATGACCCATGACCATCTGTCCGTTTGATTCCGGCAAATCCGGAGGTGCCCCGCACAGGGGCCGTTCCGGAGTGAAACGTCCGGCCCGGGCGCGGTCCGGTGCCGGCGGCGGCCGGTCACCGGGGATTCCTGACATGCCCGCGGGGAGGTAGACCATGCTGGATGCGAGATCGACAAAGAATGCTTGCGGCAAGCGAAATCCCACCATGCGCATGCACCTGTGGTTCGAGACCGAGGAGGGCGTCCTGTTCGGCCTTGGCCGGTTGCAGTTGCTGAAATGCGTCGAGGAACATGGTTCCCTCAAAGCAGCGGCCGAGGCCTTGGGCATGTCCTACCGAGGCGCCTGGGGCAAGATCAAGACCACCGAGGAACTCATCGGGCGCAAGCTCATTGAGCGGGCCTCCAACCGGCGTGCCGGATACCATCTGACCGCCTTCGGAAAGTCCATCGCCAAGTGTTACGACCAGTGGTACCGGGAAGTGGAGGCCTTTGCTCTCTCCAAGAGCCAGGAATTCCTGCCTTTTTCTCTTGACCGATATAAATGAGCGGATTCCTCCGGTCTTCAATGTGTTAATAATAACATATTGAATTTATTGGATTTAATGCTACGATTGCCGAACCTGGGCATTCCGCTCGGGACAGCAACAGTCGGACCGAATCCATGGTCCGGCGCATAGCAAGGAGGCCAAAGGTATGAAACTCGACCGCCGAAGCTTCATGAAGCTCGCAGGCTCCGGAGCGGCGTGTCTCACCCTCGGTCAGCTCGGAGTCAGCCTGACTCCGATCAAGGCCTACGCGGCGGAGCTCAAGATCTCCGGCGCCAAAGAGGTTGTGACGGTCTGTCCGTTCTGTTCGGTGAGCTGCCACATCATCGGGTACGTCAAGGACGGCAAGCTCGTGAACACCGAGGGCGACCCCGACTACCCCATCAACGAAGGCTCGTTGTGCGCCAAGGGCGCGGCCATGTTCAGCATGACCACCAGTCATCACCGGCTGCAAAAGCCCCTGTACCGCGCTCCTTACAGCGACAAGTGGGAAGAGAAGGACTGGGACTGGATGCTGGATCGCATCGCCCGGCGCATCAAGGACACCCGCGACAAGGACATCATCCTCAAGGATGACAAGGGGAAAACCGTCAACCGTCTCGAATCCATGTTCCTGCTGGGCACCTCCCACGCGGGCAACGAGGAATGTGCCATCGCCCATCAGGCGATGCGCGGCCTGGGTGTCGTCCACATGGACCACCAGGCACGTATCTGACACAGCGCCACAGTTGCGGCTCTGGGAGAGTCGTTCGGACGCGGTGCGATGACCAACCACTGGATCGACATCAAGAATGCCGATTCCATCCTTATAATGGGCAGTAATGCTGCCGAACACCATCCGATTTCGTTCAAGTGGGTGTTGGAAGCCAAGGACAAGGGCGCCACGGTAATGCACGTGGACCCGAAGTTCTCCCGCACCTCCGCACGTTCGGATTTCCATGTCCCCTTGCGGTCCGGAACGGACATCGCCTTCCTGGGCGGAATGATCAAGTACATCGTCGAAAATGAGAAGTACTTCCACGAATACGTGGCTCAGTACACCAACGCCGCGCTCGTCGTGGGCAAGGACTACGGGTTCAAGGACGGCCTGTTCACCGGCTACGACCTCAAGACCCGTTCCTACGACAAGAGCAAGTGGGGCTTCGAGATGGACAAGAACGGCGTTCCCGTTCGCGACACCAGCCTGAAGAACCCCCGTTGCGTGTTCCAGCTTCTCAAGGAACATTATTCCCGCTACGACCTGGACACCGTTTCGGCCACCACCGGCGTGTCCAAGGAAGACCTGCTCAAGGTGTACGAGGCCTTCGCGGCCACCGGTAAACCGGACAAGGCCGGGACCGTCATGTACGCCCTGGGCTGGACCCAGCACACCGTCGGCGTGCAGAACATCCGCTCGGCCGGCATTATCCAGCTCCTGCTGGGCAACATCGGCGTGGCCGGCGGCGGCATCAACGCCCTGCGCGGCGAGCCCAACGTCCAGGGCTCCACGGATCATACCCTGTTGTACCACATCATCCCGGGTTACATGGCCATGCCGCACAACGGCTGGCAGACCTACGACGAGTACATCAAGGCCAACACCCCGATCAGTCACGATCCCATGTCCGCCAACTGGTGGCAGCACAAGCCCAAGTACTTCGCCAGCCTGCTCAAGGCCTGGTACGGCGATTACGCCACCAAGGAAAACGGCTTCTGCTACGAGCTGCTGCCCAAGATCGAGAAGGGCGAGGACTATTCCTACCTCTTCCTCTTCGACCGCATGTACCAGGGCAAGATCCGGGGCGGCATCATCATTGGTCTGAACCCGATGAACTCCGTGCCCAATTCCAACAAGCTGCGCAAGGCCATGGACAATCTCGAATGGCTGGTAACTTCCGAGTTGCACCACTCCGAGACCACGGACAACTGGCATCGCCCCGGCGTGGACCCGAAGAAGGTCAAGACCGAGGTCTTCCTCCTGCCTTCGGCCCACCGCCTGGAAAAGGACGGCTCGGTGACCAACTCCGGCCGCTGGCTGCTCTGGCACTACCAGGTCATCAAGCCCGCCTTCGAGGCACGGGCCTTCGGCGACATGTTCTGCGGATTCATGTCCCGCGTGAAGGCGTTGTACGAGAAGGAGGGCGGCAAGCTGCCCGAGGCCATCACCTGGCTCGACTACCCCGAGACCTATGATCCGGACGACCTGTGCGCCCGCATCAACGGCCGCTTCACAAAGGATACCAAGGTCAAGGACAAGTTGTACAAGAAGGGGCAGCAGGTGCCTTCCTTCACCGCACTGGCCGACGACGGCTCGACCATGAGCCTGAACTGGCTGTACGCGGGCAGCTACACCGAGGAGGACGGCAACAAGGCCAAGCGCCGCTCTACCCAGCAGACCGCGATGCAGGCCAACATCGGCCTGTTCCCGAACTGGTCCTGGTGCTGGCCGGTCAACCGCCGCATCCTCTACAACCGCGCCTCGGTCGACCTGAACGGCAAGCCGTACAACCCGGCCAAGGCCGTCATCGAGTGGAAGGACGGCAAGTGGATCGGCGACGTGCCCGACGGCGGCTGGCCGCCCATTGCTACCGGCAAGGGCAAGTATCCGTTCATCATGACCAAGGACGGCTTCGGCCAGATCTACGGCCCCGGCCGTCAGGACGGCCCGTTCTCCGAGCACTACGAGCCCGTGGAGACGCCGGTGAACAAGAACCTGTTCTCCAAGCAGCTCAACAGCCCGGTGTACAAGTTCGTCTCGTCCAACATGGACAAGCTGGCCAAGCCCGCCGATCCCAAGTACCCGATCGTGCTGACCACTTACAGTCTGACCGAGCACTGGTGCGGCGGCGGCGAGACCCGGAACATCCCCAACCTGCTCGAGGCCGAGCCGCAGCTCTACGTGGAGATGAGCCCGGAACTGGCGCAGGAAAAGGGCATCAAAAACGGCGACGGCGTGATCGTGGAGTCCATCCGCGGCCGGGTCGAAGCCATAGCCATGGTCACGGTCCGCATGCGCCCGCTCAAGGTGCATGGACAGGTCATCCATGAAATAGGCATGCCGTTCTGCTTCGGCTGGACGACGCCCGGAACCGGTGATTCCACCAACAGGCTGACGCCTTCCGTCGGTGACCCGAATACCTCGATTCCGGAATTCAAGGCCTGCTGCGTGAATATCCGCAAGGCAGACAAGCTCACCGAGCTGGCAACCTAAGGAGGATGCGCCATGCCTAAGTCATTCTTGATAGATACATCCCGCTGCACGGCGTGCCGCGGCTGTCAGATCGCCTGCAAGGAGTGGAATGAACTGCCCGCCAACAAGACGACCCAGTATCATTGGGGCAGCCATCAGAATCCGCAGGATTTGAACCCCAACAACTACAAACTCGTTCGCTTCAGCGAACACCTCGAGGACGGTGTGGTCCGTTGGAACTTCTTCCCGGAACAGTGCCGCCATTGCGTAGTCCCCCCGTGCAAGGAACTGGGTGACGTCTACGTCGAGGATGCCATCGTCCAGGACGAGAAGACCGGTGCGGTCATCTTCACCGAGAAGACCAGGAAATTCTCGAAGGAAGAGGCCGGAGAGGTCCGGGATGCGTGTCCGTACAACATCCCGCGGCGCAACGACCAGACCGGGCTGATGAGCAAGTGCACCATGTGCAACGAACGCGTACACGCGGGTATGCTGCCCGCCTGCGTCAAGGTCTGTCCCACCGGGACCATGAACTTCGGCGAGCGTGAGGATATGCTCAAGCTGGCCGAACAGCGTCTGGCCAACCTGAAGAAGAAGTGGCCCAAGGCCATGCTGGCCGATCCCGACGACGTCAACGTCATCTACCTGCTCATCGACGAGCCCGCGAACTACTTCGGGCACGCGGTGGCCGAGGCCAACGTCGGCCCCATGTCGAAGAAGCAGTTCCTTGCCACCTTGGCAAGACCCTTCAAGGCCATGAAGGCATAACCTGAACTGTCTCCGCAGGTGGCCGGAGCGTCTCGAAAGGGGCGTTCCGGCCCGAAACGGGGACCGGAGAACTCCATGAAATCGGCTTCCGACCGGAAAACAGTAGTCTCGACCCTCGACATCATCAAGAAACGTGTTCCCGCCTATGCCGAGTTGGCCGACAAGTTCGGTCCGCTGTTTGTGGAAAAGGCCCGGCTGTGCGACGAATTCGCGGCCGAGGGATTGACCCTGCCCGAGATCGACGAGGCGCGCACCCACCAGGGCGTGCCCGTCCTGGTTGACGCGGACCTCGCCCCTTGGGCCGAGATCCTGAAGAAGTCGGCGGCGGCCATGCTGCCCCTGCTCTTCGACGTGTTGAAGCCGGACGAAAACGCCTGGCGGAAGCTTGAGAAATTCATGGACGACGCCGACAATATTGCGGGGCTTGCCCAGGCTCGCATCGAGGGCAATTGGAAACACTTTGAGAATACCTCCGTACAGCTTGGCATTGAACCGTATACCACGCTGCTGTATGTTTCAGAGACCGTTTTCTCGCCTGTTCTGCGTGCTTTGGTCCATGGTCTGGGCGAGCCCCTTTCCGCGCTCGCCTGGGACGAGGGGTACTGCCCCGTGTGCGGGGCCACGCCCTCCATCGCCCAGCTTTCCCCCAGGGAAGTGACTGATCTGGACCAGTTGGTGGGCGGCGGCGGCAAGAAGTTCCTGCACTGCTCCCTGTGCGGTCACGACTGGCGCTATAAGCGCAACGCCTGCCCGGCCTGCGGCAACGACGAGAACGAGTCGCGGGAGGTCTTCTACCAGGAGAATGCCAAGTTCGAGCGCATCGAGGCGTGCCACAAGTGCGGCAAGTACTGCCTGAGCATCGACATGCGGGAGTGCGAGCCCCTGCCGGACCTGGATGCCGTGCAGATCGGGCTGATCCATTTGGATATCTTCGCCCGCGAGCACGATCTGATCCCCATTTCCTCGACCCTCTGGAACAGCCTGGAGTAGACCATGGCACCCATTTCGCACCTCAGGGCCGTGAGCGGCCAGGCGGAACCCAGGCGGACCGAACGTC
It encodes the following:
- a CDS encoding double-cubane-cluster-containing anaerobic reductase, which codes for MPENTHHEMWEKLNMDLEAHDGLLEVLGKFYGDIYLSQENRLKGAEYLDFVLSEVHGLRIKELQDAKAEGRKVIGSFCVFVPEEISLAAGAIHVGLCAGAEAGSELAEQLVPRNTCALIKSFIGFKMAKLCPYIESSDMIVGETTCDGKKKAYEAFNEIAPTYVMEVPQTKSGAARDLWKSEVIRYMKAVEELTGVTITAEKLKEGIRILNDRRRALQRLTRLRAASPAPISGRDALLVNQISFYDDPIRFTAKINELCDELEARIEKGDGVAPKDTPRLLLSGCPMAVPNWKLPYVVESSGAVIVGEESCIGTRNSRDLVDESGETLEEMIDAIADRYMLIDCACFTPNQERLENIASLAKDVKADGVIHYSLLFCQPYSHESLKVDKRLQAEGIPMLSIETDYSMEDVEQLKTRIEAFVETLA
- a CDS encoding winged helix-turn-helix domain-containing protein encodes the protein MLDARSTKNACGKRNPTMRMHLWFETEEGVLFGLGRLQLLKCVEEHGSLKAAAEALGMSYRGAWGKIKTTEELIGRKLIERASNRRAGYHLTAFGKSIAKCYDQWYREVEAFALSKSQEFLPFSLDRYK
- a CDS encoding acyl-CoA dehydratase activase, encoding MIAGLDIGSRSIELVTLIDGEVAAAKKLPTTFDPVSQCFKLLDGLRPASLVGTGYGRNLIQRLGLDCECSTITEIKAHALGAAHLFPEARTVLDIGGQDTKAMSLAGGRVLKFEMNDRCAAGTGKFLEYTAGVFQIPVEEFGPYAMKGENPPEISSICTVFAETEATSLMARGEKPEAIALGLHRAIVKRTANMLRRVGLNFPLVFTGGVANNPCVLDLLAKSIGGEIGRDILVPDNPDHMGALGAALHRHHDDTANAR
- the ilvB gene encoding biosynthetic-type acetolactate synthase large subunit, producing MKLTGAQILLKCLEEEGVDVMFGFPGGAVIDIYDEIPKSSVEHILVRHEQGAIHAADGYARATGRVGVCLVTSGPGATNTVTGIATAYADSIPVVIFTGQVPRALIGNDAFQEVDIVGITRPCTKHNYLVQDVNDLARTVKQAFYLARTGRPGPVLVDLPKDIQQQLAEFKYPEEVSMRSYKPTKMPHIGQIRKVVKLLKKAKRPLIYSGGGVITSGSHEELTWLGKTLHIPVTSTLMGLGAFPGDDGLFLGMLGMHGTYAANMAVNNCDLLLAVGARFDDRVTGKVDTFAPNATIVHIDVDPTSIQKNVSVQVPLVADCKPALAALKAETEGTLDEYDWAADHKEWVDKVQGWAKEHPLTYKDDTEGIKPQYVVEKIYEITKGDAIIATEVGQNQMWAAQFYKYNRPNTLLTSGGLGTMGYGFPAAMGAQRAFPDKLVIDIAGDGSIQMCIQEMMTVVCNKLPVKIVILNNGYLGMVRQWQELFYEKNYCATCMDAQPDFVKLAEAYGAAGFRVTEKKDVEKTLREAFKVDKPVIVDIRVEKEENVYPMVPAGASLTEMLLV
- the ilvN gene encoding acetolactate synthase small subunit — protein: MSKHTLSVMVENEPGVLSRVAGLFSGRGFNIYSLNVAPTLEKGVSLMTIVAEGDDAIVEQIVKQLRKLVPTIKVKDLTELKSVEREMVLLKVNAEDSKRAEILRIVDIFRCKVVDVSVDELTIEVTGDQGKIGALVNLLTRFGIKEIARTGNVAMRRSMQIDL
- a CDS encoding DUF465 domain-containing protein, with translation MEAKDLELIEKYGADDTQLKALWDQHINYEKMLDKLESKSYLSPTEMQEMKELKKKKLAGKTTLSSLLEKYRQLEA
- a CDS encoding DUF2179 domain-containing protein is translated as MTLDVLFLGLAIFLLEVMALTIGTVRTIVTMLGESRAAFLLGCLEMTLWVFGTSAVMTKVGDTPVLGLFYAVGFATGNVIGILAEKKLALGNVVVRIISAWHGTDIAHAVRRAGFMITTVAGEGSEGAVTVQFVVCKRKDMKLVLGEARKIDPDLFYTFETAGGASDVPSPTASRLDKFLRPIRRFVPQF
- the ilvC gene encoding ketol-acid reductoisomerase; its protein translation is MKVYYEKDADLSLLKDKTVAVVGYGSQGHAHAQNLRDSGVNVIVAQRPGGPNYDLAKEHGFEPMSVADAAKQADMIMILLPDQYQAAVFKNEILPYLEEGNIIAFGHGFNVHFQQITPPAGVDCVMIAPKGPGHLVRRTYTEGGGVPCLVAVAADASGKATDIALAYAKGIGGARSGVIKTTFKEETETDLFGEQAVLCGGLTALCKAGFDTLVEAGYQPEMAYFECMHELKLIIDLMYEGGLANMRYSISDTAEYGDYVTGPRIITDETREEMRRVLKEIQDGTFARNFILDNQAGQVGLKTMRRLGAETQIEEVGGRLRKMMSWLKK